Genomic DNA from Selenomonas sp. oral taxon 126:
GCACAATCCCGTTGGACGCGTCTGGACACGCGCGGAGCTCGAGCAGCTTGCCGCCATCTGCCTGCGTCACAACGTCATTGTCGTCGCGGACGAGATTCATGAGGAATTCGTGCGCCCGGGCTTCCGTCATATCCCGTTTGCCTCGCTCTCGGAGGAGACAGCGGCAATCACGCTCACCTGCACCTCGCCGAGCAAGACCTTCAACCTCGCGGGGCTTCAGATCTCCAACATCTTCATCCGAAACGAGGAACTGCGCCGCCGCTTCAAGGAGGAGCTGAGCAGGACAGGCTATGACGAGCCGAATACGCTTGGTCTTGCGGGTGCCAAGGCAGCGTATGAGCACGGGGCAGCGTGGCATACACAGCTCCTCGCCTATCTCGAAGAGAATCACGTGCGTGCAAAGGAGTTCATCGCTGCTCATCTGCCGAAGGTAAAGCTGATCGAACCCGAAGGAACATATCTCCTCTGGCTCGACTTCTCCGCCTACGGACTGGCGGACGAAGCGCTCAACGAGAAAATCATCCGCGACGCGCATCTCTGGCTCGACGACGGTCCGATCTTCGGCGCGGGCGGTAGCGGCTTCCAGCGCATCAACATCGCCTGTCCGTGGGCAACACTCGAGCAGGGGCTCAAAAATCTCGCCGTGGCATTTGCCTAACGGGCGGTACAAAAAAGGAGACACAGCATCTTCGCCGTGTCTCCTATTTTTCGTTCTTATCCAATTTTCTCCAATTCCTTACGCCGTGCCCGCAGAATTTCAAGACCCTGCGGATACTCCTGAAGGAGCAGCAGCAGATTCGCCATCGTCCTGCTCGGCAGAACCTCGCCCGACTCGTACTTCTGGAACGCGCGCGCACCGCCGCCGAGGATTGTGCCCGCCTGTTCCTGTGTCAGTTGGAACTTCTTCCTAATCGAGCGGATTTCGGTAGGGAGGGGAAGCCCTTCCACTCTTGCCTTCATGATATTGAGCACATGATCAGATACCTTTGTGTCTTCCTGAGAATGTACCCCCCGCACTCCATCCTCCGAATACCACCCTGGCATATCGATTTCGATAGATTCCCCTTTATAAGAAAATGTAACTTTTCTGACCCCACGATGCAAGTCTTCACCTGTCTCAGGATCAATGATCGTATCTTTTTGTTCCATCATAATTCACTCCATTTCATTTTATTTTTCCTTAAAGGACAGTAATCGAAATTCCGAAATTTCTTGTTCTGCTGTAAACTTGATATAGAGGAGGTAGTCGCTAAACGGCACATGGTAGACATC
This window encodes:
- a CDS encoding MalY/PatB family protein, whose product is MPTNFDEIIDRKNTSCLKYDFAAERGYPADILPFWVADMDFRAPASVITALKERADHGVFGYTQVKDDYFTVLQNWFQTRHNWTIERRDLIVTPGVVFAVAAAIRTFTNPNDSVLIQPPVYYPFANMIRQNDRTLIDNPLHLRNGHYEIDFEDFEQKIVAHKIKLFILCSPHNPVGRVWTRAELEQLAAICLRHNVIVVADEIHEEFVRPGFRHIPFASLSEETAAITLTCTSPSKTFNLAGLQISNIFIRNEELRRRFKEELSRTGYDEPNTLGLAGAKAAYEHGAAWHTQLLAYLEENHVRAKEFIAAHLPKVKLIEPEGTYLLWLDFSAYGLADEALNEKIIRDAHLWLDDGPIFGAGGSGFQRINIACPWATLEQGLKNLAVAFA
- a CDS encoding type II toxin-antitoxin system MqsA family antitoxin, whose translation is MMEQKDTIIDPETGEDLHRGVRKVTFSYKGESIEIDMPGWYSEDGVRGVHSQEDTKVSDHVLNIMKARVEGLPLPTEIRSIRKKFQLTQEQAGTILGGGARAFQKYESGEVLPSRTMANLLLLLQEYPQGLEILRARRKELEKIG